Proteins encoded in a region of the Flavobacteriales bacterium TMED191 genome:
- a CDS encoding 16S rRNA (uracil(1498)-N(3))-methyltransferase, with product MQLFYLENLTKDNHLSKEESTHCIIVLRKKINDEIFITDGKGTIFSTHIMNINNNKVQIGQLKELYSNKRKITTHIAISLTKNRSRFEWFLEKVTELGIDEVTPLICSNSERTKLNLQRVQKILISSLKQSLNPKLPKINNITFYKDFISKNSKNTCIAHCHKKSKIDLKEHIKDQKKNNSLTVMIGPEGDFTEEEIILSEKFNIQAVKLSNQRLRTETAGIVACHTMNLLL from the coding sequence ATGCAACTATTTTATTTAGAAAATTTAACAAAAGACAATCATCTTTCTAAAGAGGAAAGCACTCATTGCATAATTGTTTTACGTAAAAAAATTAATGATGAAATTTTTATAACCGACGGAAAAGGTACCATCTTTAGTACTCACATAATGAATATAAACAATAATAAAGTTCAAATAGGTCAACTTAAGGAGTTGTATTCCAATAAAAGAAAAATAACCACTCATATTGCTATTTCATTAACAAAGAATAGATCAAGATTTGAATGGTTTTTAGAAAAAGTAACTGAGCTTGGAATAGATGAAGTAACTCCATTAATTTGCTCTAATTCTGAAAGAACAAAACTTAACTTACAAAGGGTACAAAAAATATTAATATCTTCTTTAAAACAATCTTTAAATCCCAAACTACCTAAAATCAATAATATTACTTTTTATAAAGATTTTATATCTAAAAATTCAAAAAACACATGCATTGCACATTGCCATAAAAAATCAAAAATAGATTTAAAAGAACATATAAAAGATCAAAAAAAAAATAATTCACTTACTGTTATGATTGGCCCTGAAGGTGATTTTACTGAGGAAGAAATAATTTTAAGTGAAAAATTTAATATACAAGCAGTCAAACTAAGCAATCAAAGATTAAGAACTGAAACAGCTGGTATTGTTGCATGCCATACGATGAATTTATTATTATAA
- the pckA gene encoding phosphoenolpyruvate carboxykinase (ATP), translating into MNTIGKNLPVDINNFITNNKNITWDLSSEELVNKTISMNMGKLCKNGALAIDTGAFTGRSPKDRFIVKDRETSKNVDWGDINQICEETNYNKLKNDLIKYLTNKNTFGRRAYACAEEKFQLNICLITEYPWSNLFGYNMFLRPSKKDLIKFKHNWTILCAPGFKANNPSQYGVRQENFSIINFKEKVILIGGSGYTGEIKKGIFSVLNYTLPQQEKVLSMHCSANIGVNNDTSLFFGLSGTGKTTLSADPDRKLIGDDEHGWSNNSIFNFEGGCYAKCINLSADSEPDIFKAIKKGALLENICFDKNNEIDFSNCSKTENTRVSYPINHIENIARPSIGPSPKNIFFLTADAFGVLPPISKLTKQQAMYHFISGYTSKIAGTEDGIVEPQATFSACFGAPFMPLHPTMYAQMLGEKIENENVNVWLINTGWSGGEYGIGKRIKLNYTRAMINAAMNNKLNDIKYIQHEIFGLYMPETCINVPSKILHPINTWNNTQSYQEKAKTLAKLFQANFFNISESTNDNANINKEQLALISKGGPIQF; encoded by the coding sequence ATGAATACGATTGGAAAAAATTTACCGGTTGATATTAATAATTTTATTACCAATAATAAAAATATAACATGGGACTTATCTTCTGAAGAACTTGTTAATAAAACCATATCTATGAATATGGGTAAATTATGTAAAAATGGTGCACTAGCAATTGATACTGGTGCATTTACCGGGAGATCACCTAAAGATAGATTTATTGTAAAAGATCGCGAGACATCAAAAAATGTTGACTGGGGAGATATTAATCAAATATGTGAAGAAACAAACTATAATAAATTAAAAAATGATTTAATTAAATACTTAACTAATAAAAATACTTTTGGAAGAAGAGCATATGCATGTGCCGAAGAAAAATTCCAACTTAATATTTGTTTAATTACAGAATATCCATGGTCTAATTTATTTGGATACAATATGTTTCTTAGACCATCTAAAAAAGATTTAATAAAATTTAAACATAATTGGACAATTTTATGTGCTCCAGGATTCAAAGCAAATAACCCATCTCAATATGGGGTCAGGCAGGAAAATTTTTCAATTATTAATTTTAAAGAAAAAGTGATTTTAATTGGCGGATCTGGATATACTGGTGAAATTAAAAAGGGAATTTTCTCTGTACTTAATTATACACTTCCTCAACAAGAAAAAGTACTATCAATGCACTGCTCAGCAAATATTGGTGTAAATAATGACACTTCATTATTCTTTGGTCTTTCAGGTACTGGAAAAACTACCCTATCTGCAGATCCTGATAGAAAATTAATTGGTGATGATGAACATGGTTGGTCTAATAATTCGATATTTAATTTTGAAGGTGGATGCTATGCAAAGTGTATTAATCTTTCAGCTGACTCTGAACCAGATATTTTCAAAGCCATTAAAAAAGGTGCGCTTTTAGAAAATATATGTTTTGATAAAAATAATGAAATCGACTTTTCAAACTGCTCAAAAACTGAAAACACAAGGGTAAGCTACCCGATAAATCACATCGAAAATATTGCTAGACCATCAATTGGACCATCTCCTAAAAATATATTTTTTCTTACTGCAGATGCATTTGGAGTACTTCCGCCCATATCTAAATTAACAAAACAACAAGCAATGTATCATTTTATTTCTGGTTACACTTCTAAAATTGCAGGAACTGAGGATGGTATTGTTGAGCCTCAAGCTACATTTTCTGCTTGTTTTGGAGCCCCATTTATGCCTCTTCACCCAACAATGTATGCACAAATGTTAGGTGAAAAAATAGAAAATGAGAATGTCAATGTTTGGTTAATAAATACAGGATGGTCTGGTGGCGAATATGGCATAGGTAAACGTATCAAATTAAATTATACTAGAGCAATGATCAATGCTGCAATGAATAATAAACTAAATGATATAAAATACATTCAACACGAAATTTTTGGACTTTATATGCCTGAAACCTGCATAAATGTACCTTCAAAAATACTGCACCCCATAAACACCTGGAATAATACTCAATCATATCAAGAAAAAGCTAAAACATTAGCTAAATTATTCCAAGCTAATTTTTTTAATATTTCTGAATCTACTAATGATAATGCTAACATAAACAAAGAACAACTTGCATTGATATCAAAAGGTGGTCCTATTCAATTCTAA